A region from the Musa acuminata AAA Group cultivar baxijiao chromosome BXJ1-10, Cavendish_Baxijiao_AAA, whole genome shotgun sequence genome encodes:
- the LOC135595462 gene encoding probable protein phosphatase 2C 62, whose product MAGREILHKIKVKAGFGSSSETGKGKTKIAGRSIRHGYHLVKGKSSHPMEDYLVAEFKKVNDYELGLFAIFDGHLGHDVADYLRSHLFENILKEPEFWSDIESAIRKAYESTDSKILEKQAELGRGGSTAVTAILIDGVKLVVANIGDSRAVISKDGVAIQLSVDHEPSRERYLIEEKGGFVSNIPGDVPRVDGRLAVARAFGDRSLKEHLSSDPDVADEIIDEYAEFLILASDGLWKVMSNQEAVDFIKDVKDPQAAARLLTEAAVARKSKDDISCIVVKFN is encoded by the exons ATGGCGGGGAGGGAGATCTTGCACAAGATAAAA GTCAAAGCAGGGTTTGGTTCCTCATCAGAAACTGGAAAGGGGAAGACCAAGATTGCTGGTAGGAGTATTCGACATGGCTATCACTTGGTGAAAGGGAAATCAAGTCATCCAATGGAGGACTATCTGGTGGCAGAATTTAAGAAAGTTAATGATTATGAATTGGGCTTGTTTGCAATTTTTGATGGCCACTTGGGTCATGATGTTGCTGACTATCTGCGATCTCATCTTTTTGAGAACATATTGAAAGAA CCGGAATTTTGGAGTGACATAGAAAGTGCCATCAGGAAAGCATATGAAAGCACTGACAGTAAAATACTGGAAAAACAAGCTGAGTTAGGAAGAGGAGGTTCTACTGCAGTTACAGCTATACTAATAGATGGTGTGAAGCTTGTGGTGGCTAATATTGGAGATTCACGAGCTGTTATTTCCAAAGATGGTGTAGCCATACAACTTTCTGTTGATCATGAGCCAAGCAGGGAGCGATATTTGATCGAGGAAAAGGGTGGTTTTGTGTCAAACATTCCTG GAGACGTGCCACGTGTGGATGGAAGGCTGGCTGTGGCAAGAGCCTTTGGAGATCGGAGCTTGAAGGAACACCTCAGTTCTGATCCGGATGTGGCTGATGAAATCATTGATGAATACGCAGAGTTTCTAATCCTCGCAAGCGACGGATTATGGAAG GTGATGTCAAACCAAGAGGCAGTGGATTTCATCAAAGATGTCAAGGATCCTCAAGCTGCAGCCAGGCTACTGACAGAGGCGGCTGTTGCGAGGAAGAGCAAAGATGAcatctcttgtattgtagttaagtTTAACTAG
- the LOC135595463 gene encoding dof zinc finger protein DOF1.4-like → MGSTSGKEWPQMMDDRLLVTEKYNSGSNGTNTNKNNTIHAGSATLDVSGVMNKPLSASEHAQAALTCPRCDSSNTKFCYFNNYSLSQPRHFCKACKRYWTHGGALRNVPVGGGCRKNKRAKMPVAASTGPPNRPQPHLLAPPDPIPSISVQISSSSYLGAAASLYALQTAAASSSSDMSSIQIPSFTSTAFDLQSHLGSLGLDLSSKPQRDYEYHLGELQPLPSLSSTAMPLLNDHPLSGSSLQSPPLVAPSTKHPKRTEDYQALCSFNELQASGRNWRMDRMMKSVKLEGQTNDMINSNISSYIDWQIPNPTEISLDNFGPAAAMYWNSAISGGSSWPENTNLGSSLTPLI, encoded by the exons ATGGGCAGCACCTCAGGCAAAGAATGGCCAcag ATGATGGATGATAGGCTTCTGGTCACTGAAAAATACAACAGTGGCAGTAATGGTACTAACACCAACAAGAACAATACGATTCATGCCGGTTCTGCGACTCTCGATGTTTCTGGGGTTATGAACAAGCCACTATCGGCCTCAGAGCATGCACAGGCCGCCCTGACATGCCCCCGCTGCGACTCCtccaacaccaagttctgctacttcaACAACTACAGCTTGTCGCAGCCGCGGCACTTCTGCAAGGCGTGCAAGCGCTACTGGACGCACGGCGGCGCGCTCCGGAACGTCCCCGTCGGCGGGGGGTGCCGCAAGAACAAGCGGGCGAAGATGCCGGTGGCCGCCTCCACGGGGCCCCCGAACCGTCCGCAACCCCACCTTCTTGCTCCGCCGGATCCGATCCCTTCCATCTCAGTGCAGATATCTTCCTCTTCCTACCTCGGCGCCGCGGCCTCGCTCTATGCCCTGCAGACGGCGgcggcgtcgtcgtcgtcggatATGAGCAGCATCCAAATCCCATCTTTCACTAGTACTGCCTTCGATCTGCAGTCTCATCTCGGCTCTCTTGGACTCGACCTGTCATCCAAGCCACAACGCGACTACGAGTACCATCTCGGCGAGCTCCAGCCATTGCCGTCCTTGAGCTCGACTGCGATGCCGCTCCTGAATGACCACCCACTCTCCGGATCATCTTTGCAATCTCCGCCACTTGTAGCACCAAGCACTAAACACCCCAAGCGAACCGAAGACTACCAAGCCTTGTGTTCCTTTAATGAATTGCAAGCCTCTGGGAGGAATTGGAGGATGGATAGGATGATGAAATCAGTCAAACTGGAAGGGCAGACCAACGACATGATCAACAGCAACATTAGCAGCTACATAGATTGGCAGATTCCAAATCCAACAGAGATTTCTTTGGATAATTTTGGTCCAGCTGCAGCTATGTACTGGAATTCAGCCATCAGCGGCGGTTCAAGTTGGCCGGAGAACACGAACCTCGGGTCGTCGCTCACGCCTCTGATCTAA
- the LOC104000327 gene encoding autophagy-related protein 8C-like, whose amino-acid sequence MAKSSFKLEHPLERRQAEAARIREKYPDRIPVIVEKAERTDIPDIDKKKYLVPADLTVGQFVYVVRKRIKLSAEKAIFIFVKNTLPPTAAMMSAIYEEYKDEDGFLYMTYSSENTFGSL is encoded by the exons ATGGCGAAGAGCTCCTTCAAACTCGAGCATCCCCTCG AAAGGAGGCAAGCAGAGGCTGCTCGCATCCGAGAGAAGTATCCTGACAGAATTCCT GTGATTGTTGAGAAGGCTGAAAGGACTGATATACCAGACATTGATAAGAAGAA GTACCTGGTCCCTGCAGATTTGACAGTTGGACAGTTTGTTTATGTTGTTCGGAAGAGGATTAAGCTTAGTGCCGAAAAGGCCATCTTCATTTTTGTCAAGAACACATTGCCACCAACAG CTGCAATGATGTCTGCCATCTACGAAGAATACAAAGATGAAGATGGTTTTCTTTACATGACATACAGCAGCGAGAACACATTTGGTTCTCTTTAA
- the LOC104000326 gene encoding subtilisin-like protease SBT3.5: MASQTHFCHVFLLSFLTLQFYQFSTEAEAGAKLYIVYLGERKHENPDHVTASHHDMLTSLLGSKEEAVSSIVYSYKHGFSGFAAMLTEAQAEELAESPDVISVRPSRNYELQTTRSWDFLGLNYMHPTGLLKKSNYGDGIIIGMVDTGIWPESRSFNDDGYSPVPSRWRGVCQVGDAFGANNCSRKVIGARYYTAGIDDSNLRIDYLSPRDYNGHGTFTASVAAGSLVRGASFHGLAAGDARGGAPRARLAVYKAVWGSGRGSGAGNTATVLAAIDDAIHDGVDILSLSLVVLEEDSFGSLHAVAKGITVVYAAGNQGPIPQLLFNTAPWVITVAASTIDRSFPTRITLGNNQSLVGQSIFYNSTSESKNKYMPLVLGGSCSPESLNGTDISGSIVLCLAYSLVPGFPTALSTVLNAGGKGLIVAQFTINVLEITNECVGIICVLVDFDIGYQIEKYIATERSPQVAVELTHNAIGKEVLAPKVAWFSSRGPAIPFPGVLKPDVAAPGVSILAAKRDGYTFGSGTSAACPHVSGVVALLKSLHPDWSHAAIKSALVTTASITNGYGMPIQAEGNPRKIADPFDFGGGQIDPDRAADPGLVYDIDPKEYYKFFNCTTGQFDICAEVLQPVYYLNLPSISIPDLKTTTAVWRTVTNVGEEVNAVYKASFEPPPGVQMVVEPPTLVFNATAKLHSFKVTFTAIHKVQGDYMFGSLTWLDGGAHAVRMPIAVRVVIRDFYADVA, encoded by the exons ATGGCTTCCCAAACTCATTTCTGCCATgtctttctcctctctttcttaaCTCTTCAGTTCTATCAGTTCTCCACTGAAGCTGAAGCCGGTGCCAAG CTGTACATCGTGTACTTGGGAGAGAGGAAACATGAGAACCCAGACCATGTCACTGCTTCACACCATGACATGCTGACTTCCCTCCTTGGAAG CAAAGAGGAGGCTGTGTCATCAATCGTTTACAGCTACAAGCATGGCTTCTCAGGCTTTGCAGCCATGCTAACGGAAGCACAAGCAGAGGAATTAGCAG AGTCTCCTGACGTTATCAGCGTACGACCAAGTCGAAACTACGAGCTGCAGACCACACGAAGCTGGGACTTCCTGGGACTGAACTATATGCATCCGACTGGGCTGCTAAAGAAGAGCAATTATGGAGATGGCATCATCATCGGAATGGTCGATACAG GTATATGGCCGGAATCCAGAAGCTTTAACGACGACGGGTACAGCCCCGTGCCGAGCCGATGGAGAGGCGTGTGCCAGGTCGGAGATGCCTTTGGAGCCAACAACTGTAGCAGGAAAGTCATCGGGGCTCGATACTACACCGCCGGGATCGACGACAGCAACCTCAGAATCGACTACCTGTCTCCCCGCGACTACAACGGCCACGGCACGTTCACCGCCTCCGTGGCCGCCGGTTCCCTCGTGCGCGGCGCCAGCTTCCACGGTCTTGCCGCCGGGGACGCGAGGGGCGGCGCCCCCCGCGCCCGGCTCGCGGTGTACAAGGCGGTGTGGGGCAGCGGTAGAGGTTCCGGCGCCGGCAACACCGCCACGGTGCTGGCGGCCATCGACGACGCCATCCACGACGGGGTCGACATCCTGTCGCTGTCGCTGGTGGTGCTCGAGGAGGACTCCTTTGGTTCCTTGCACGCCGTGGCTAAAGGGATCACCGTCGTGTACGCCGCAGGCAACCAAGGCCCCATTCCACAGCTCCTGTTCAACACGGCTCCTTGGGTCATCACAGTGGCTGCAAGCACCATCGATCGGTCTTTTCCTACCAGAATCACCCTCGGAAACAATCAAAGTCTTGTG GGCCAGTCAATCTTCTATAACTCGACGAgtgaatcaaagaataaatacaTGCCTCTGGTCCTTGGCGGAAG CTGCTCGCCGGAATCTCTCAATGGCACTGATATAAGCGGATCGATCGTGCTGTGTCTGGCTTATTCGCTCGTACCTGGTTTCCCCACCGCGCTGTCTACTGTCCTGAATGCTGGGGGGAAGGGTCTTATCGTTGCACAGTTCACCATCAATGTTCTTGAGATCACCAATGAATGCGTAGGCATCATCTGTGTTCTTGTAGACTTCGATATTGGATACCAGATCGAAAAGTACATTGCTACTGAAAG ATCACCTCAGGTGGCAGTGGAGCTGACTCACAATGCTATAGGGAAAGAAGTGTTGGCTCCAAAAGTAGCATGGTTCTCTTCAAGAGGACCAGCCATACCATTCCCTGGCGTGCTGAAG CCTGATGTTGCTGCACCTGGTGTCAGCATATTGGCAGCAAAGAGGGACGGCTACACTTTCGGCTCAGGAACCTCGGCGGCCTGCCCACATGTATCAGGAGTAGTTGCTTTGCTGAAATCCCTGCATCCAGACTGGTCTCATGCTGCCATCAAATCAGCACTCGTCACAACAG CTTCTATCACCAATGGCTATGGCATGCCAATACAAGCAGAAGGAAATCCAAGAAAGATTGCTGACCCTTTTGACTTTGGAGGGGGTCAAATAGATCCCGACAGGGCTGCAGATCCAGGCCTTGTATATGACATCGATCCGAAGGAGTATTACAAGTTCTTCAATTGTACAACAGGACAATTTGATATCTGCGCCGAAGTGCTCCAGCCCGTGTATTACCTGAACCTTCCTTCCATCTCCATTCCTGATCTGAAGACTACCACTGCAGTTTGGAGAACAGTTACCAATGTTGGAGAAGAAGTAAATGCAGTGTACAAAGCATCTTTCGAGCCCCCACCGGGCGTTCAGATGGTGGTGGAGCCACCGACGCTTGTGTTCAATGCCACTGCCAAGCTGCATAGTTTCAAGGTGACCTTCACGGCCATTCACAAGGTGCAAGGAGACTACATGTTCGGAAGCCTGACTTGGCTTGATGGTGGAGCTCATGCTGTTCGGATGCCGATTGCCGTCCGTGTAGTGATTCGGGACTTCTACGCAGATGTTGCATGA